The nucleotide window GGCGTACTGGCCGGAATCCAGCGGGTGGGCGGCACCTCGGCCGGGGCCATTCAGGCGGCCTTGCTGGCGGTAGGCTACTCGCCCCAGGAAATCATCGACGTCGTAAACCAAACGCCCGTGCAGCGCCTGAACGACGGGCGTGGGTTGTTTTTCGGGGGCAGCACCCGCCTGATCCGGCAGTACGGCTGGTACCGCGGCGACCAGCTGACCCGCTACCTCACCGAGCTGGTGGCCCGCAAAACCCAGCGCCCCAACCTCACCCTGGCCGAGCTGCATGCCCTAGCCCAGCAGGAGCCGGCCCGCTACCGCGACCTGTACACCACCGGCACCAACCTCACCCGTCAGTGCCGCCAGACGTTCAGCTACGAAACCCACCCCGATATGCGCGTAGCCGATGCCGTGCGCATCAGTATGAGCATTCCGCTGTACTTCCGGGCCGTGCTGCTGGACACCGCCGGCCACGTAGTGCAGCATCCTGCCAAAGACCAGCCGGTGGAAGTGGTGGTAGATGGCGGACTGCTGGCCAACTACCCGCTGGATTTGTTTGACCACCCCCGCTACCGCCCCGGCGCCCTGGCCGGGCTACTGACTGTGACAAGTTCTGTTGTGACAAAGAATGTTGTCACGGCAACAGATGTCACAACGTTCATCAATCCCGAAACGCTGGGGCTGCGCCTCGACCGCGCCGAGCAGGTGGCCTACGACACGCGCCCCGGCGGCCGGCAGCAGTTGGCACCCTACGCGGTGCAGGATTTTCGCTCCTACATCGGGGCACTGTACACAGTAGCCATTGAAAACCTGAACGCACCCCGGCCCGAAGACTGGCCTCGCACCATCAGCATTGACACGCGCGGCTTCAACCCCAAAATCAAGCGGCTATCCACCCCGCAAAAGCAGGAGCTGATGGACAGCGGCCGACAGGGCGTGCAAGCGTTTTTCGACCGGGCCGGCGCCGTGAGACGGTAGCAACCTAGTTACCGCGAAAACCGGCGGTGCTTGGGTACGTTGAAAAAGTAGGAGGTGAGCAGCGGAATCAGGAAGATGGCCACCGTCAGTACGGTCAGGCCCGCGTCGGCGACGTGGCCACCCAGGAAGCGGCTGAAGGCTGAATCGGGCTGGTAATGCTCCACCAACGAGAGCATCAGCTTCAGCCCCAGAATGCCGATGACCAGAAACGCCGAGGTTTCGAGAAACGGGTACTTGGCCATGAGCAGCACAAAGGCCTGGGCCACCAGCCGCATGGCCAGAATCCCGATGAACACGCCCAGGCAGATGAGAATCAGGTTGTCGGTGAAGGCCACCACGGCAAACACGTTGTCGATGGAAAAGGCCAGGTCCATCAGCTCAATCAGGGCCACCGTGGCCCAGAACTGCCCGAACAAGCCCAGCGTATGGCGGTACACCCAGCTTTTCTGCTTGTCGGGGCCCTGGTCATCGTCGGAGCCGCCGTGGTTTCTGGGTTTGAACTGGGCGTAGGCCAGGTACAGCAGGTAAAGGCCGCCGAGGGGCTTCAGAAACCAGAACTCAATCAGAAACGAGGCAAACAGAATGCACAGCCCCCGGAACACGTAGGCCCCGATAATGCCGTAGCGCAAAGCTTTCTGGCGCTGCTCCTTGGGCAGGTCGCCCACCATGGTGGCCAGCACCGCCGCGTTGTCCACGCTCAGCAGGCTTTCGATGATGATGAGGTTGCCCACAATGGCCAGCGCCGCCAGCGGGTTGTCCAGAATTTGTTGGATGTGTACGTTCATGCAGAATGCCAGCAGGGAGAAGCGGACGCTTGATACGGATGAGGCTGCAGAAAGGCTGACAAGCCGGCCAACTGCAAACCTACACTTCGCCGCCGCAATGCCGTACAGAAACCCTGCGTACTTTCGCAGAGCCGCCCACTCATTCACTTATTCGCTTCCTTACCGCATGTACACCACCCTCCAGCCCGACCTCCAGCAGCAGCTCCAGGAAATCAAAGATGCCGGCCTCTACAAGCAGGAGCGCATCATTACCTCGCCCCAGGGCGCCGAAATCGAAACCCAGGAAGCCGGGGAAGTGCTGAACTTCTGCGCCAACAACTACCTGGGGCTGAGTTCCCACCCCGAGGTGATAAAAGCCGCCAAGCAGGCCATTGACACCCACGGCTACGGCATGTCGTCGGTGCGCTTTATCTGCGGCACCCAGGACATTCACAAAGAGCTGGAAAAGAAGCTGGCCGAGTTCCTGGGCACCGAAGACACCATTCTCTACGCCGCCGCCTTCGACGCCAATGGGGGCGTGTTCGAGCCCCTTTTCAACGAGCAGGACGCTATTATCAGTGACGCGCTGAACCACGCCTCCATCATCGACGGGGTGCGCCTGTGCAAGGCCCAGCGCTACCGCTACGCCCACAACGACATGCAGGACCTGGAAGTCCAGCTCCAAGATGCCCAAGCCAAAGGCACCCGCCACCGCATCATCGTCACCGACGGCTCGTTTTCCATGGATGGCACCATCGCCCAACTCGACAAAATCTGCGACCTGGCCGACAAGTACCAGGCCCTGGTAATGATTGACGAGTGCCACTCGATGGGTTTCCTGGGCAAAACCGGCCGCGGCACCCACGAGTACCACAACGCCATGGGCCGCGTCGACATCATCACCGGCACGCTGGGCAAGGCCCTGGGCGGGGCTATGGGCGGCTTCACAAGCGGCCGCAAGGAAATCATCGACATGCTGCGCCAGCGCAGCCGCCCTTACCTGTTCAGCAACACCCTCGCGCCCGCCATTGTAGGCGCCAGCCTGCGCGTGCTGGAACTGCTTACCGAAAGCACCCAGCTTCGCGACCAGCTCGAAGAAAACACCAAGTACTTCCGCGCGGAAATGACCAAAGCCGGCTTCGACATCAAGCCCGGTGAGCACCCTATCGTGCCCGTCATGCTCTACGACGCCAAGCTGGCCCAGGAGTTTGCGGCCAAAATGCTCGAAAAAGGCATTTACGTGGTGGGCTTCTACTTCCCGGTAGTACCGAAGGGCCAAGCCCGCATCCGGGTGCAGCTTTCCGCCGCCCACACCCGCGCCCACCTAGAAAAAGCTGTTGCCGCATTTATCGAGGTAGGCCGGGAGCTGGGTACCCTAAAAGACCGTAGCGCCCAGCAGCCGGAAGGCGGCCAGGTAGTAACGAACACGCCCTAGGCGGTTCTATGGAGCCAGCAGAAAGGCCCGTCAGGAAACTGACGGGCCTTTCTGGTTATATGGCTGCTACTACCGAACTACTACGCGGCAACCTCCGCAGCCGGGGAAGCGGGAGCGGCGGGGCGGGGGGCACCATCGAACAGGAACTCGTTGAGGCGGGCGCGCAGGTCGGCGGGGGCCAGGTTGCGGAACACTTCCCCGCCGCGTACCAAGGAAATCTGGCCGGTTTCCTCGCTCACCACCAGCACCACGGCGTCCGTCACCTCGCTCAGCCCGATGGCGGCGCGGTGGCGCAGACCCATAGAGGCCGGAACATCGGGGTTTTCGCTTACGGGCAGAATGCAGCGGGCCGCCTGTAGCCGGTTGCGGGTGATGATAACGGCCCCGTCGTGCAGGGGCGAAGTCTTATTGAAAATGCTCATCAGCAGCCGCTTGCTGATGGCGGCGTCAATCAGGTCGCCGGAGTCGGCAAAGAACTGCAGGTCGGAGCCCTGGGTGAAGGCAATGAGGGCGCCGGTGTTTTTGCCCGCCAGGCTTTTGGCGGCCTCCACAAAAGGCGTGATGTTCATTTTCTCGGCCGTGGTGTCGCGGCGCCAAGCAAACATGCGCATCCGCTCAAAGGTGGTAGCCTTGCCGATATTGAGCAGAAACCGCCGGATTTCCTGCTGAAACAGGATAATGCTGGCCAGCACGCCCACGCTCATAAACTGCCCTAGAATGGAAGTAAGCAGCTCCATGCCCGCCGCCCGCACCACTAGGTACAGCAGGTAGATGGACATCAGCCCCAGAAAAACCTTGAGGGCCACGCTGCCCGTGAGCAGCTTGTAGAGCTGGTAGAAGAGCACCGTCACCAGCAGCACGTCTACCACGTCCAGCCAGCCGATGCGCAGGAAGCCGAGGGTAAACGAGCCAATCATGGGGAAACGGGAACAGGGTAGGAGTTGCGCACGAGCTGTATGGTCTGCACGGCTTCGGCTACGTCGTGTACGCGTAGCACCCGGGCGCCGTTGAGCAGGGCCATGGTATGGACGGCAATAGTACCGGTGAGGGCTGCATCGGGGGTAAGGCCGAGGGGCTTGTACACCATCGATTTGCGCGAGACGCCCACCAGCAGCGGAAGGCCCAGCAGCTGTAGCTCGGGCAGGCGCCGCAGCAGCTCGTAGCCTTGCTGCGGGGTTTTGGCAAAGCCGAAGCCAGGGTCCAGCAGCACGTCCACTACGCCGGCAGCCCGCAGCGCCGCCAGCCGGCCCCGGAAAAAGCGCACTATCTCCAGCACCAAGTCGTGGGCGTAGTGCGTGTGCTGGGTCATGGTTTGGGGGGTGCCGCGCAGGTGCATCAGCACGTAGGGCACGCCCAGCCGGCCGGCCGTCGCCAGCAGCTCCTCGTCCAGGGTGCCCGCGCTGATGTCGTTGAGAATGTCGGCGCCCAGCGCTACGGCCTCGGTGGCTACCCCGGCCCGGAAGGTGTCTACAGACAGAAACGCCTCGGGAAAGGCCGCACGCACGGCCTGAAGGGCGGGCAGCACGCGGCGCTTTTCCTCGTCTTCGGGTACCTCGGGAGCACCGGGGCGGGTGCTGTAGCCGCCCAGGTCGAGAATGGTGGCTCCGGCCTGCAGCATGGTTTCGGCCCGGCGCAGCAGCTCGTCGGTGGCTTGTAAGCGGCTACCCTGGTAGAAGGAGTCGGGGGTGAGGTTGAGGATGCCCATCACCTGGGGGCGGCGCAAATCGAGCACGCGGCCGCGGGGGCAACGCAGGGTTTGCCTGGCCGAAAAGCACGTATCTTGCGCAGCTGTGAGGGTCATGAGAGCACGAAAGTGTGAGCCGGGCCGCCGCGCAGGCGGCCTGCCGCAAAGGTGAGGTATTCGCCCGAAACGACGCCGCCGGCAACGCCCGGAATGGTCCGAAGTTTTTAAATCTAGCCTGAAAATCTTGCACAACCAAACCCAGCACGAGTACGACCAGGTAATCAGCCAGTGCCGCGCGCTGTTTCTGGCCAAGACGCACGACTACGGCACGGCCTGGCGTATTCTGCGCCTGCCTTCCGTCACCGACCAGCTCTACATCAAGGCCCAGCGCATCCGCTCCATCCAGGAAAAAGGCACCCAGCTGGTCGACGAAGGCATCGAAGGCGAGTTCGTGGCCATTGTGAACTACTGCCTGATTGCGCTGATGCAGCTGCGCCTGCCCGCCGACGCGCCCCTGGAGCTGGACCCTAACGACGTGACGGCCGCCTACGACCACGAGGTAGACCTCACACGCCAGCTGCTGTTTGCCAAAAACCACGACTACGGCGAGGCCTGGCGCCAGATGCGCATCGAAAGCATTACCGACATCATCCTGATGAAGCTGCACCGCACCAAGCAGATTGAAGATTTGCAGGGCCGCACGCGTGTGTCGGAAGGGGTGGAGGCCAATTACCGCGACATGCTCAACTACGCCGTATTCTGTTTGATAAAAATGGGTCTTGGGGGCTTGGGGTCTTAGGGTCTTGGTTTTTGTGCTGGTGTAGGGTGCGGGGCTTGCCCCCGCCCGTCGTTGAACGATAGATGGAGGAATATTTCAACGTCGTGCGGAGTAAGCCCCGCACCCTACAGCGTTTCCTTCTCCACTGAGTATAGGCTCCTGAAGTATGGGCTTGGTGGATGTTTTGGCGTACTTTGCCCCGGAAATTTTGCCTTTTATTGGGGATGCCCTGGAACACATACCGCGTGTGAGTAGTATGCGCATCGGGCTGCTGCCCAACCCAAGACCCTAAGACCCCAAGATCTTAACCATGAGACAACTCACGCGCATTTGCTGGCTGCTGCTGGGGGTGCTGTTTATTTTTTCGGGGCTGATCAAGCTCAACGACCCCGTGGGCACGGCCATCAAGCTGGAAGAGTACTTCGAGGTATTTGCGGTGGATTTCGGGCAGTTCTTCCTGGCCTTCAAGCCGCATGCCCGCTTGATTTCGCTCGTGCTTAGCTCCCTGGAAGTTATTCTGGGGGTGGCTTTGTTGCTGCGCTGGCACCTGCGCAAAACCCTCTGGACGCTGCTGGTGCTGCTGGTGTTCTTCACTTTCCTGACGTTCTACTCGGCCGCGTTCAACAAGGTAACCGACTGCGGCTGCTTTGGCGACTTCATCAAGCTCACGCCCTGGCAGTCGTTCAGCAAGGATGTGCTGCTGCTGGTGCTGTGGGCCGTGGTGTTCTTCAACCAGAAGCACCTGCGGCGCGTGTTTGCCAAGGGCACGCTGGGCGTAGTCTATATCACCGTGACGGCGTCGGTAGCCATTGGTATTGGCGTGTACGCGCTGGGCCACCTGCCATACTTTGATTTCCTGCCCTATAAAGTCGGCAACGACATCGGCAAGCTCATGAAGCCCTCGGCGCCGCTGCGCTACAAGTACATCATGGAGCGCGGGGGCCAGAGCCAGGAGTTTACCGAGTACCCCACCGATACCACCTGGAAGTTCAAGCAGATGGTGACGCTGAACCCGGAGGCCGCGCCCAAAATCACGGATTTCCGGGTGTGGAACGACGAGGGCGACTTCACTCCGCAGATTCTGAAGGGCAACAAGCTGCTGCTCATTGTGCAGAACACCGATAAAGCCGACCGGGACCGGTTCGTCGTCATCAACCAGCTGGTGCAGTCGGTAGACTCCTCGCGCAAGAAAACCGAATTTCTGGTGGTCACCAGCAGCAGCCCGGCTGAGTTCGATGCCTTCCGCCACGAGGTAAACCTGGCCGCCCCGTTCTACTACGCCGACGCGACCGTGCTCAAAACCATGATTCGCTCCAACCCGGGCTTTATCCTGCTCAAGGACGGCGTGGTGAAAGGCAAGTTCCACTACCACGACATCCCCAGCCGCGCCAAAGTAGAGGAGTTGTTGTAAAAGGGTCTTGGGGTCTTGGGGACTTAGGGTCTTGGTTTCTGTTCTAACAAGCACGCTTCGTTGAACGTCAAACCAAGACCCCAAGTCCCTCAGTCCCCAAGTCCCCAATCTTGAAACCATGATTGGATTTCTTTTTCGGCGGGTGTGGCAGGGGGCGCTGGTGCTGGTGGGCGTGGCCCTCACGGTGTTTTTCCTGTTTAACGTGCTGCCCGGCGACCCGGTAGCCTTGCTGGCCGGTCAACGCTCCGATGCCGCTACCCGCGCCGCCATTGCCGCCGACCTGGGCCTCGACCAGCCGCTACCCCTGCAACTGGCCGGCTACCTCAACGACGTGTCGCCGCTGGGGCTGCACCCGCGCGACTCGGCGGGCGTGGCCAAGTACGGCGGCGTGGCCCTGCTGCCGCTGGGCAAGCAGGCCGTAGTGCTGAAGAAGCCTTACCTGCG belongs to Hymenobacter sp. J193 and includes:
- the folP gene encoding dihydropteroate synthase — its product is MTLTAAQDTCFSARQTLRCPRGRVLDLRRPQVMGILNLTPDSFYQGSRLQATDELLRRAETMLQAGATILDLGGYSTRPGAPEVPEDEEKRRVLPALQAVRAAFPEAFLSVDTFRAGVATEAVALGADILNDISAGTLDEELLATAGRLGVPYVLMHLRGTPQTMTQHTHYAHDLVLEIVRFFRGRLAALRAAGVVDVLLDPGFGFAKTPQQGYELLRRLPELQLLGLPLLVGVSRKSMVYKPLGLTPDAALTGTIAVHTMALLNGARVLRVHDVAEAVQTIQLVRNSYPVPVSP
- the kbl gene encoding glycine C-acetyltransferase, which translates into the protein MYTTLQPDLQQQLQEIKDAGLYKQERIITSPQGAEIETQEAGEVLNFCANNYLGLSSHPEVIKAAKQAIDTHGYGMSSVRFICGTQDIHKELEKKLAEFLGTEDTILYAAAFDANGGVFEPLFNEQDAIISDALNHASIIDGVRLCKAQRYRYAHNDMQDLEVQLQDAQAKGTRHRIIVTDGSFSMDGTIAQLDKICDLADKYQALVMIDECHSMGFLGKTGRGTHEYHNAMGRVDIITGTLGKALGGAMGGFTSGRKEIIDMLRQRSRPYLFSNTLAPAIVGASLRVLELLTESTQLRDQLEENTKYFRAEMTKAGFDIKPGEHPIVPVMLYDAKLAQEFAAKMLEKGIYVVGFYFPVVPKGQARIRVQLSAAHTRAHLEKAVAAFIEVGRELGTLKDRSAQQPEGGQVVTNTP
- a CDS encoding DUF475 domain-containing protein, which codes for MNVHIQQILDNPLAALAIVGNLIIIESLLSVDNAAVLATMVGDLPKEQRQKALRYGIIGAYVFRGLCILFASFLIEFWFLKPLGGLYLLYLAYAQFKPRNHGGSDDDQGPDKQKSWVYRHTLGLFGQFWATVALIELMDLAFSIDNVFAVVAFTDNLILICLGVFIGILAMRLVAQAFVLLMAKYPFLETSAFLVIGILGLKLMLSLVEHYQPDSAFSRFLGGHVADAGLTVLTVAIFLIPLLTSYFFNVPKHRRFSR
- a CDS encoding DUF1599 domain-containing protein is translated as MHNQTQHEYDQVISQCRALFLAKTHDYGTAWRILRLPSVTDQLYIKAQRIRSIQEKGTQLVDEGIEGEFVAIVNYCLIALMQLRLPADAPLELDPNDVTAAYDHEVDLTRQLLFAKNHDYGEAWRQMRIESITDIILMKLHRTKQIEDLQGRTRVSEGVEANYRDMLNYAVFCLIKMGLGGLGS
- a CDS encoding patatin-like phospholipase family protein; the protein is MRYLSLFLVLLLALQLPAPASAQSPESAARPVYRNLVMEGGGIRGIAYGGALQELENQGVLAGIQRVGGTSAGAIQAALLAVGYSPQEIIDVVNQTPVQRLNDGRGLFFGGSTRLIRQYGWYRGDQLTRYLTELVARKTQRPNLTLAELHALAQQEPARYRDLYTTGTNLTRQCRQTFSYETHPDMRVADAVRISMSIPLYFRAVLLDTAGHVVQHPAKDQPVEVVVDGGLLANYPLDLFDHPRYRPGALAGLLTVTSSVVTKNVVTATDVTTFINPETLGLRLDRAEQVAYDTRPGGRQQLAPYAVQDFRSYIGALYTVAIENLNAPRPEDWPRTISIDTRGFNPKIKRLSTPQKQELMDSGRQGVQAFFDRAGAVRR
- a CDS encoding BT_3928 family protein, producing MRQLTRICWLLLGVLFIFSGLIKLNDPVGTAIKLEEYFEVFAVDFGQFFLAFKPHARLISLVLSSLEVILGVALLLRWHLRKTLWTLLVLLVFFTFLTFYSAAFNKVTDCGCFGDFIKLTPWQSFSKDVLLLVLWAVVFFNQKHLRRVFAKGTLGVVYITVTASVAIGIGVYALGHLPYFDFLPYKVGNDIGKLMKPSAPLRYKYIMERGGQSQEFTEYPTDTTWKFKQMVTLNPEAAPKITDFRVWNDEGDFTPQILKGNKLLLIVQNTDKADRDRFVVINQLVQSVDSSRKKTEFLVVTSSSPAEFDAFRHEVNLAAPFYYADATVLKTMIRSNPGFILLKDGVVKGKFHYHDIPSRAKVEELL
- the cdaA gene encoding diadenylate cyclase CdaA is translated as MIGSFTLGFLRIGWLDVVDVLLVTVLFYQLYKLLTGSVALKVFLGLMSIYLLYLVVRAAGMELLTSILGQFMSVGVLASIILFQQEIRRFLLNIGKATTFERMRMFAWRRDTTAEKMNITPFVEAAKSLAGKNTGALIAFTQGSDLQFFADSGDLIDAAISKRLLMSIFNKTSPLHDGAVIITRNRLQAARCILPVSENPDVPASMGLRHRAAIGLSEVTDAVVLVVSEETGQISLVRGGEVFRNLAPADLRARLNEFLFDGAPRPAAPASPAAEVAA